One stretch of Lodderomyces beijingensis strain CBS 14171 genome assembly, chromosome: 3 DNA includes these proteins:
- a CDS encoding 40S ribosomal protein eS1, with protein sequence MAQGKNKKLSRKGASKRKAYDAFAKKDWFDIKAPSTYERTDVGKTLINRSTGLINAADGLKGRVVEVCLADLQGSEDHSFRKIKLRVDEVQGNKLLTNFHGLDFTSDKLRSLVRKWQSLVEANVTVKTADDYVLRVFAIAFTKRQPNQIKKTTYAQSSKLREVRKKMTEIMQREVSNCTLAQLTSKLIPEVIGREIEKSTQTIFPLQNVHIRKVKLLKQPKFDLGALLALHGEGSGEEKGKKVSGGFKDVVLESV encoded by the exons ATGG CACAAGGTAAAAATAAGAAGTTGTCCCGTAAAGGAGCTAGCAAGAGAAAGGCTTACGATGCCTTTGCCAAGAAGGATTGGTTCGACATCAAAGCTCCATCCACTTACGAAAGAACCGATGTTGGTAAGACGCTTATCAACAGAAGTACCGGTTTGATCAACGCCGCCGACGGTTTGAAGGGAAGAGTTGTCGAAGTCTGTTTGGCAGACTTGCAAGGATCCGAAGACCACTCATTCAgaaagatcaagttgagagTCGACGAAGTCCAAGGTAACAAATTGTTGACCAACTTCCACGGTTTGGACTTTACCTCCGACAAGTTGAGATCATTGGTTAGAAAGTGGCAGTCATTGGTTGAGGCCAACGTTACCGTCAAGACTGCTGACGACTATGTTTTGAGAGTCTTTGCTATTGCCTTCACCAAGAGacaaccaaaccaaatcaaaaagaccaCATATGCTCAATCATCTAAATTGAGAGAAGTTAGAAAGAAGATGACCGAGATTATGCAAAGAGAAGTCTCAAACTGCACCTTGGCTCAATTAACCTCTAAATTGATTCCAGAAGTCATTGGTagggaaattgaaaaatccACTCAAACCATCTTTCCTTTACAAAACGTCCACATTAGAAAAgtcaaattgttgaaacaaCCTAAATTCGACTTGGGTGCCTTGTTGGCTTTGCACGGCGAGGGTTCAGGTGAAGAAAAGGGAAAGAAGGTTTCTGGTGGCTTTAAGGATGTTGTGTTGGAATCTGtataa
- a CDS encoding 60S ribosomal protein eL6 — MSPTAPKWYSSEDAAVPRQARKTARPQKLRPSLVPGTVLILLAGRFRGKRVVYLKSLEDNTLLVSGPFKVNGVPLRRVNARYVIATSTKVNVEGVDVSKFNVEYFAREQKPKSKKTEAEFFEQAPAKKEIKGERVADQKSVDAALLSEIKKTPLLKQYLAASFSLKSGDKPHLLKF, encoded by the exons ATGAGTCCAACA GCTCCAAAGTGGTACAGTTCAGAAGATGCTGCCGTTCCAAGGCAAGCAAGAAAGACCGCTCGTCCACAAAAATTGCGTCCATCATTAGTCCCAGGTACcgtcttgatcttgttggctGGCAGATTCAGAGGTAAGAGAGTCGTATACTTGAAGAGCTTGGAAGACAACACTTTATTAGTTTCCGGTCCATTCAAAGTCAACGGTGTCCCATTGAGAAGAGTCAATGCCAGATACGTCATTGCCACATCCACCAAGGTCAACGTCGAAGGTGTCGATgtttccaagttcaacgtTGAATACTTTGCCAGAGAACAAAAgccaaaatcaaagaaGACCGAAGCCGAGTTCTTCGAACAAGCTCCCGCCAAGAAGGAAATCAAGGGCGAAAGAGTTGCTGACCAAAAATCTGTTGATGCTGCTTTGTTGtctgaaatcaaaaagactCCATTGTTGAAACAATACTTGGCTGCTTCATTCTCATTGAAGAGCGGAGACAAACCacacttgttgaaattctAA